The Primulina eburnea isolate SZY01 chromosome 8, ASM2296580v1, whole genome shotgun sequence genome contains a region encoding:
- the LOC140839608 gene encoding uncharacterized protein isoform X1, whose product MAKKSESERTGDAEELISPSIPSSDGTVWADVSHLLDLACNDLRNDELINGENFNLFAAMSALEIMDPKMDSGIVSTYYSVDEAIENGAAPVPLSFDRTKDIQGLIDIMDHLLSCEATWHKGGSLSQTVFSCLYLLRPDRTSSHALLHSFSRVVRATCNAVVSAVSDARTNEEDDFFTMAYGLPLKGDGDEKCLSMLHAVEETILRQLKACKALLSKRIVVEDVEPLQTDLGLEEGFCKALLGRLRVRKHFYHVLTCMRRPQGKGLELAKKHIVSCLWELDSILKSEEFLRTTRARGTLEDRLEDKTTASGCRPIGFDSTLNSRSATPTPPRAIRLLSWKEAVNYFRKLLHDLDIICSYPLDPIFEGALRFVVDFQKFQPDLVARAHIQLLLVQDGKLYGRDPIFAVICKASLLSDGTKNHDIQKNEAVVQLGQLLISLLRVLCTNTAWQRRKLGKLVQDWRIIYVQLELAFREKFGDIASTSIDQDVCLKICKHILIWVEEQTYWIALRFLTLGFELELYSPNEYCMVYWYINVILIKLAEKTHLKMMLGNDSSRRKTKKKKDLMKDAGKEYQIPPPVLLLQCYIHVAQVLMMMLASSRNQQKVFPGVGPFNSEQERFIQHFELLQKASLPNHASYFSFRETTDHVHFHTLAMHNCFKDAQKIAKELQANFAGDPERMAELRRLQQVAEHNDVALNLLRRLGTLDPSLRISFEFIHHPHFAVASVKRS is encoded by the exons ATTATGGACCCAAAGATGGATTCAGGCATTGTTTCAACATATTATTCTGTGGATGAAGCCATTGAAAATGGTGCTGCTCCTGTTCCATTGAGCTTTGATCGAACTAAGGATATTCAAGGTCTTATTGACATCATGGACCATCTTCTATCTTGTGAG GCTACATGGCATAAAGGAGGATCTTTGTCCCAGACAGTTTTTTCATGCCTCTATCTTTTAAGGCCGGACAGAACATCATCTCATGCTTTGCTACATTCCTTCAGCAGAGTTGTACGTGCAACTTGCAATGCCGTTGTTTCAGCTGTTTCAGATGCACGTACAAATGAA GAAGATGATTTTTTCACAATGGCGTATGGTCTTCCATTGAAGGGAGATGGAGATGAAAAATGCTTATCAATGTTGCATGCAGTGGAAGAAACTATTTTGCGTCAGCTTAAGGCTTGTAAAGCACTGCTATCGAAAAGGATAGTTGTAGAAG ATGTGGAGCCGCTGCAAACTGATCTCGGACTTGAAGAAGGGTTTTGCAAAGCATTATTGGGTCGTTTACGCGTTCGTAAG CACTTTTACCATGTGCTGACATGTATGAGGAGACCTCAAGGCAAAGGTTTGGAGTTGGCCAAGAAACATATTGTTTCCTGCTTGTGGGAGCTAGATTCCATTCTTAAATCAGAGGAATTTTTGAGAACAACCCGTGCTCGTGGAACTTTAGAGGATAGGTTGGAAGACAAGACAACTGCCTCTGGTTGTCGACCAATTGGTTTTGATTCCACCTTGAACAGTAGATCAGCGACACCAACTCCTCCTCGTGCAATTAGACTCCTTAGCTGGAAAGAG GCGGTTAATTATTTCCGGAAGCTTCTTCATGATCTAGATATTATATGTTCCTACCCTTTGGATCCGATTTTTGAAGGTGCTTTACGCTTTGTGGTTGACTTTCAGAAATTTCAACCTGACTTGGTTGCTAGAGCTCATATTCAG CTTCTACTGGTTCAAGATGGGAAGCTCTATGGACGTGACCCTATATTTGCTGTTATTTGCAAAGCTTCCCTTCTATCTGATGGGACAAAAAATCATGATATCCAGAAGAACGAAGCTGTTGTACAGCTAGGGCAG TTATTAATCAGCTTGCTTAGAGTCCTATGCACAAACACCGCATGGCAAAGGCGTAAACTTGGGAAGCTTGTACAGGATTGGCGAATAATATATGTTCAG CTTGAATTGGCTTTCAGAGAGAAGTTTGGGGATATAGCGAGCACTTCAATTGATCAG GACGTGTGTCTCAAGATATGCAAACACATTCTTATTTGGGTGGAGGAGCAAACATATTGGATAGCTTTGCGTTTCCTCACGCTTGGCTTTGAGTTGGAGCTATATTCTCCGAATGAATATTGCATGGTGTATTGGTACATTAATGTTATCCTGATCAAACTTGCTGAGAAAACACATCTGAAAATGATGCTGGGAAATGACTCCT CTCGACGGAAAACAAAGAAGAAGAAAGATTTGATGAAGGACGCAGGAAAGGAATATCAGATTCCACCTCCAGTCTTACTTCTTCAGTGTTACATCCATGTTGCCCAAGTTCTTATGATG atGCTTGCTTCTTCAAGGAATCAGCAGAAAGTCTTTCCTGGCGTGGGTCCTTTCAACAGCGAGCAAGAG AGATTTATCCAACACTTTGAGCTATTACAGAAAGCTTCCCTTCCTAATCATGCCTCTTACTTTTCGTTCAGAGAAACTACAGATCACGTTCATTTCCAT ACTCTAGCGATGCATAATTGCTTCAAGGACGCTCAGAAGATTGCAAAAGAACTACAGGCAAATTTTGCTGGTGATCCAGAGAGAATGGCAGAGCTTCGTCGGTTACAGCAGGTGGCAGAACATAATGATGTTGCTCTTAACCTTCTTCGCCGGTTAGGGACCCTTGACCCATCCCTTAGAATTTCCTTTGAGTTTATCCACCATCCACATTTTGCTGTTGCTTCTGTGAAGAGGTCTTGA
- the LOC140839608 gene encoding uncharacterized protein isoform X2 — translation MAKKSESERTGDAEELISPSIPSSDGTVWADVSHLLDLACNDLRNDELINGENFNLFAAMSALEIMDPKMDSGIVSTYYSVDEAIENGAAPVPLSFDRTKDIQGLIDIMDHLLSCEATWHKGGSLSQTVFSCLYLLRPDRTSSHALLHSFSRVVRATCNAVVSAVSDARTNEEDDFFTMAYGLPLKGDGDEKCLSMLHAVEETILRQLKACKALLSKRIVVEDVEPLQTDLGLEEGFCKALLGRLRVPQHFYHVLTCMRRPQGKGLELAKKHIVSCLWELDSILKSEEFLRTTRARGTLEDRLEDKTTASGCRPIGFDSTLNSRSATPTPPRAIRLLSWKEAVNYFRKLLHDLDIICSYPLDPIFEGALRFVVDFQKFQPDLVARAHIQLLLVQDGKLYGRDPIFAVICKASLLSDGTKNHDIQKNEAVVQLGQLLISLLRVLCTNTAWQRRKLGKLVQDWRIIYVQLELAFREKFGDIASTSIDQDVCLKICKHILIWVEEQTYWIALRFLTLGFELELYSPNEYCMVYWYINVILIKLAEKTHLKMMLGNDSSRRKTKKKKDLMKDAGKEYQIPPPVLLLQCYIHVAQVLMMMLASSRNQQKVFPGVGPFNSEQERFIQHFELLQKASLPNHASYFSFRETTDHVHFHTLAMHNCFKDAQKIAKELQANFAGDPERMAELRRLQQVAEHNDVALNLLRRLGTLDPSLRISFEFIHHPHFAVASVKRS, via the exons ATTATGGACCCAAAGATGGATTCAGGCATTGTTTCAACATATTATTCTGTGGATGAAGCCATTGAAAATGGTGCTGCTCCTGTTCCATTGAGCTTTGATCGAACTAAGGATATTCAAGGTCTTATTGACATCATGGACCATCTTCTATCTTGTGAG GCTACATGGCATAAAGGAGGATCTTTGTCCCAGACAGTTTTTTCATGCCTCTATCTTTTAAGGCCGGACAGAACATCATCTCATGCTTTGCTACATTCCTTCAGCAGAGTTGTACGTGCAACTTGCAATGCCGTTGTTTCAGCTGTTTCAGATGCACGTACAAATGAA GAAGATGATTTTTTCACAATGGCGTATGGTCTTCCATTGAAGGGAGATGGAGATGAAAAATGCTTATCAATGTTGCATGCAGTGGAAGAAACTATTTTGCGTCAGCTTAAGGCTTGTAAAGCACTGCTATCGAAAAGGATAGTTGTAGAAG ATGTGGAGCCGCTGCAAACTGATCTCGGACTTGAAGAAGGGTTTTGCAAAGCATTATTGGGTCGTTTACGCGTTC CTCAGCACTTTTACCATGTGCTGACATGTATGAGGAGACCTCAAGGCAAAGGTTTGGAGTTGGCCAAGAAACATATTGTTTCCTGCTTGTGGGAGCTAGATTCCATTCTTAAATCAGAGGAATTTTTGAGAACAACCCGTGCTCGTGGAACTTTAGAGGATAGGTTGGAAGACAAGACAACTGCCTCTGGTTGTCGACCAATTGGTTTTGATTCCACCTTGAACAGTAGATCAGCGACACCAACTCCTCCTCGTGCAATTAGACTCCTTAGCTGGAAAGAG GCGGTTAATTATTTCCGGAAGCTTCTTCATGATCTAGATATTATATGTTCCTACCCTTTGGATCCGATTTTTGAAGGTGCTTTACGCTTTGTGGTTGACTTTCAGAAATTTCAACCTGACTTGGTTGCTAGAGCTCATATTCAG CTTCTACTGGTTCAAGATGGGAAGCTCTATGGACGTGACCCTATATTTGCTGTTATTTGCAAAGCTTCCCTTCTATCTGATGGGACAAAAAATCATGATATCCAGAAGAACGAAGCTGTTGTACAGCTAGGGCAG TTATTAATCAGCTTGCTTAGAGTCCTATGCACAAACACCGCATGGCAAAGGCGTAAACTTGGGAAGCTTGTACAGGATTGGCGAATAATATATGTTCAG CTTGAATTGGCTTTCAGAGAGAAGTTTGGGGATATAGCGAGCACTTCAATTGATCAG GACGTGTGTCTCAAGATATGCAAACACATTCTTATTTGGGTGGAGGAGCAAACATATTGGATAGCTTTGCGTTTCCTCACGCTTGGCTTTGAGTTGGAGCTATATTCTCCGAATGAATATTGCATGGTGTATTGGTACATTAATGTTATCCTGATCAAACTTGCTGAGAAAACACATCTGAAAATGATGCTGGGAAATGACTCCT CTCGACGGAAAACAAAGAAGAAGAAAGATTTGATGAAGGACGCAGGAAAGGAATATCAGATTCCACCTCCAGTCTTACTTCTTCAGTGTTACATCCATGTTGCCCAAGTTCTTATGATG atGCTTGCTTCTTCAAGGAATCAGCAGAAAGTCTTTCCTGGCGTGGGTCCTTTCAACAGCGAGCAAGAG AGATTTATCCAACACTTTGAGCTATTACAGAAAGCTTCCCTTCCTAATCATGCCTCTTACTTTTCGTTCAGAGAAACTACAGATCACGTTCATTTCCAT ACTCTAGCGATGCATAATTGCTTCAAGGACGCTCAGAAGATTGCAAAAGAACTACAGGCAAATTTTGCTGGTGATCCAGAGAGAATGGCAGAGCTTCGTCGGTTACAGCAGGTGGCAGAACATAATGATGTTGCTCTTAACCTTCTTCGCCGGTTAGGGACCCTTGACCCATCCCTTAGAATTTCCTTTGAGTTTATCCACCATCCACATTTTGCTGTTGCTTCTGTGAAGAGGTCTTGA
- the LOC140839609 gene encoding uncharacterized protein, with protein MESSSTTLFLLLTISMLSISSATIEPDCGSCHKPHPPTVKPPTTVVPLPPVTLPPVTLPPVTLPPVTVPNVPVPPVTVPNVPLLPPVTTPPVLTPPKETPCAPPAKPTTCPIDTLKLGACVDLLGGLVHAVVGDPAVHECCPVLSGLVELEAAACLCTTLKIKALNLNIYVPIALQLLVICGKTPPPGYTCPI; from the coding sequence ATGGAGTCCTCGTCCACCACTTTATTCCTTCTCCTAACAATTTCCATGCTCTCCATTTCCTCAGCCACCATCGAACCGGATTGTGGCTCCTGCCACAAGCCCCATCCCCCCACCGTCAAGCCACCCACCACCGTCGTGCCGTTACCGCCTGTGACTCTCCCTCCAGTCACCCTCCCTCCCGTCACCCTTCCTCCCGTGACCGTGCCTAACGTGCCTGTGCCACCGGTGACTGTTCCCAACGTGCCACTGTTGCCGCCCGTCACAACTCCTCCCGTACTCACCCCACCCAAGGAAACACCGTGCGCGCCTCCGGCAAAGCCTACTACTTGTCCGATTGATACACTAAAACTCGGTGCCTGCGTGGATCTTCTCGGTGGTTTGGTTCATGCTGTGGTGGGGGATCCAGCCGTGCACGAGTGTTGCCCCGTGCTCTCAGGGCTGGTTGAGCTGGAAGCCGCCGCGTGCTTGTGCACAACCCTTAAGATTAAGGCCCTTAATCTTAATATATACGTTCCCATTGCTCTTCAGCTGCTGGTCATCTGTGGGAAGACTCCACCTCCCGGATACACTTGCCCTATCTAA